One Rhodoferax sp. GW822-FHT02A01 genomic window, AGGCAACCCCAACCTCAAGCCCGAGGTTGCCCATACCTTGAGCTTCACCAGTGACTGGCACAGTGGTGATAGGGAGTCGCAACTCTCCGTGACGCCGTTCTACACGCATGTGCAGGACTACATAGACGCGACACGCAACTACCCCGGTTCCGCGGCCTCCAACATCTCAGCCACCACGGGCTTCGTCAAACTTCAGTACGTCAACCAGGAAGCCCGCCTGTACGGCATGAACATCGCCGGACAAGCGCCGGTGGGCGCCAATGGGTGGGGTTACTGGAGCGTGAAGACGCGCCTCAACTACACAAGCGGCAAAAACCTGACCACGGGAGACAATCTGTACAACGTCATGCCCTTGAATGTGCGTTTCTCGCTGGTACAGAAATTGGAAGGCTGGGAAAACACAGCCGAACTGGTCTCGGTGACTGCCAAGAACGATGTTTCTGCCACACGCAACGAAGTGCGTACGCCCGAATACAGCCTCGTGAACCTGCGTTCGAGCTACACCCGCGGCCGATTCCAAATGGACTTTGGCATTGAAAACCTGTTTGACAAGATGTACTACCAGCCCTTGGGTGGGGCCTATGTGGGGCAGGGTTTTACGATGTCACTTAACCGCGAAGTGGGTACCAACAATGCCTCGTCCTGGGGGACCGCCGTGCCCGGCATGGGCCGCTCACTGTACGTTGGCGTCAACTACAGGTTCTAGCTAGCCCCCTGCCACCAGGAGCGCTGCGGGTCTGGCCCGCGGCGGTAGCGCCATGCTGCTTCCAATCTCCTGGTGGCGGTTTTTCTGCCGCATTTCATGCAATGTGTTTCACATTTGTTTGATTTATCGCAAACTCACCCATCAATACATGCATCATAGTGCCGTTTATCACAAAGATGCATGCATTAAAGTGCTCTTGTGATTCGCATAACTTTTACAGGAGAAGACACTTGAGCCAGACAGATGCATTAGTTGAAGACCGCGAATCCGTTGAGAACGACCGGTTTGTGGAAGTCAGTTACGACGATTCCATCCCCAACAACGTGGGGCTTTCCTCCGACCGCCAGTTGTTGCGCGCCCTGGAGAGCTGGCACCCCAAGTACATCGACTGGTGGAAGGACATGGGTCCGGACGGCTTCCAGGATGCTGACGTCTACCTGCGCACCGCCGTGGGCGTGGACCCGGCTGGCTGGGCCAAGTTCGGCTACGTGAAGATGCCCGACTACCGCTGGGGCATTCTGCTGGCGTCCCCAGTGGAAGGCCGCACCATTCCCTTTGGCAAGCACAAGGGTGAGCCCGCCTGGCAGGAAGTGCCGGGCGAATACCGTGCCCTGCTCAAGCGCCTGATCGTGGTCCAGGGCGACACCGAGCCCGCTTCCGTCGAACAGCAGCGCTACCTGGGCAAGACCGCACCCAGTCTGTACGACATGCGCAACCTGTTCCAGGTGAATGTGGAAGAAGGCCGCCACCTCTGGGCCATGGTGTATTTGCTGGTCAAGTACTTTGGCAAGGACGGCCGTGAAGAAGCGCAGGCGCTGCTGGAACGCCGCAGCGGCCAGCAAGACAACCCACGCATCTTGGGTGCGTTCAACGAACTCACACCGGATTGGCTGTCCTTCTTCATGTTCACCTACTTCACCGACCGTGACGGCAAAATGCAACTGGCCGCACTGGCCGAGAGCGGCTTCGACCCCTTGAGCCGCAGCTGCCGCTTCATGTTGACCGAAGAGGCGCACCACCTGTTTGTGGGCGAAACCGGCGTGGGCCGCACCATCGAGGCCACCTGCAATGCCATGGTCAAGGCCGGCATCACCGACCCCTACGACACCGAAGCCATCCGCAAACTGGGCGTGGTGGACTTGCCCCTGCTGCAACGCAAGGCCAACTTCCACATGTCGGTAACCCGCGACCTGTTTGGCTCGGAAATCTCCAGCAACGGCGCCGAAGCCTTCAGCTCCGGCCTCAAAGGCCGCTTCAACGAAGCCAAGCTGAACGACGATCACCAGTTGCAGAACGAAAGCTACACCGTCACACGCGTGGTCGACGGCAAGCTGGTGGATGAGTCCGTACCCGCCCTGCGTGCCATCAACTGCCGATTGCTGGACGACTACATCGCCGACTGCCAGGGCGGCATCGACCGCTGGAACAAGGTGATCGAAAAGGCCGGCATCAACTTCAAGATCACGCAACCCCACAAGGGCTTCAACCGCCGCATCGGCGAGTTTGCGGGACACCGCATCAGCCCCACAGGCA contains:
- the boxB gene encoding benzoyl-CoA 2,3-epoxidase subunit BoxB, producing MEVSYDDSIPNNVGLSSDRQLLRALESWHPKYIDWWKDMGPDGFQDADVYLRTAVGVDPAGWAKFGYVKMPDYRWGILLASPVEGRTIPFGKHKGEPAWQEVPGEYRALLKRLIVVQGDTEPASVEQQRYLGKTAPSLYDMRNLFQVNVEEGRHLWAMVYLLVKYFGKDGREEAQALLERRSGQQDNPRILGAFNELTPDWLSFFMFTYFTDRDGKMQLAALAESGFDPLSRSCRFMLTEEAHHLFVGETGVGRTIEATCNAMVKAGITDPYDTEAIRKLGVVDLPLLQRKANFHMSVTRDLFGSEISSNGAEAFSSGLKGRFNEAKLNDDHQLQNESYTVTRVVDGKLVDESVPALRAINCRLLDDYIADCQGGIDRWNKVIEKAGINFKITQPHKGFNRRIGEFAGHRISPTGKLLTEAEWNAQKGNWLPNDDDMQFIHSLMKPCHEAGAYASWIAPPRTGINQQPVEFEYVKID